The proteins below come from a single Perca flavescens isolate YP-PL-M2 chromosome 8, PFLA_1.0, whole genome shotgun sequence genomic window:
- the LOC114560468 gene encoding periaxin-like isoform X3, producing the protein MEVPQMEVPQVKFPQMEVPQNKVPQIKVPQMEVPQIKIPQIKIPQIEVPQIEVPQMEVPQIEVPQIKIPQMEVPQIKIPQMEVPQNKVPQMEVPQMEVPQMEVPQNKVPQMEVPQIKIPQMEVPQMEIPQIKIPQIKIPQMEVPQIKVPQIKVPQIEIPQMEVPQIKVPQMEVPQMEVPQMEVPQIKVPQIEVPLWVCVSVL; encoded by the exons ATGGAG GTCCCTCAGATGGAGGTCCCTCAGGTTAAGTTCCCTCAGATGGAGGTCCCTCAGAATAAGGTCCCTCAGATAAAGGTCCCTCAGATGGAGGTCCCTCAGATTAAGATCCCTCAGATTAAGATTCCTCAGATTGAGGTCCCTCAGATTGAGGTCCCTCAGATGGAGGTCCCTCAGATTGAGGTCCCTCAGATTAAGATTCCTCAGATGGAGGTCCCTCAGATTAAGATCCCTCAGATGGAGGTCCCTCAGAATAAGGTCCCTCAGATGGAGGTCCCTCAGATGGAGGTCCCTCAGATGGAGGTCCCTCAGAATAAGGTCCCTCAGATGGAGGTCCCTCAGATAAAGATCCCTCAGATGGAGGTCCCTCAGATGGAGATCCCTCAGATTAAGATCCCTCAGATTAAGATCCCTCAGATGGAGGTCCCTCAGATTAAGGTCCCTCAGATTAAGGTCCCTCAGATTGAGATTCCTCAGATGGAGGTCCCTCAGATTAAGGTCCCTCAGATGGAGGTCCCTCAGATGGAGGTCCCTCAGATGGAGGTCCCTCAGATTAAGGTCCCTCAGATAGAGGTCCCGTTGTGGGTCTGTGTCTCCGTACTGTAA
- the LOC114560468 gene encoding periaxin-like isoform X2: MEVPQMEVPQVKFPQMEVPQNKVPQIKVPQMEVPQIKIPQIKIPQIEVPQIEVPQMEVPQIEVPQIKIPQMEVPQIKIPQMEVPQNKVPQMEVPQMEVPQMEVPQNKVPQMEVPQIKIPQMEVPQMEIPQIKIPQIKIPQMEVPQIKVPQIKVPQIEIPQMEVPQIKVPQMEVPQMEVPQMEVPQIKVPQIEVPLWVCVSVL, from the coding sequence ATGGAGGTCCCTCAGATGGAGGTCCCTCAGGTTAAGTTCCCTCAGATGGAGGTCCCTCAGAATAAGGTCCCTCAGATAAAGGTCCCTCAGATGGAGGTCCCTCAGATTAAGATCCCTCAGATTAAGATTCCTCAGATTGAGGTCCCTCAGATTGAGGTCCCTCAGATGGAGGTCCCTCAGATTGAGGTCCCTCAGATTAAGATTCCTCAGATGGAGGTCCCTCAGATTAAGATCCCTCAGATGGAGGTCCCTCAGAATAAGGTCCCTCAGATGGAGGTCCCTCAGATGGAGGTCCCTCAGATGGAGGTCCCTCAGAATAAGGTCCCTCAGATGGAGGTCCCTCAGATAAAGATCCCTCAGATGGAGGTCCCTCAGATGGAGATCCCTCAGATTAAGATCCCTCAGATTAAGATCCCTCAGATGGAGGTCCCTCAGATTAAGGTCCCTCAGATTAAGGTCCCTCAGATTGAGATTCCTCAGATGGAGGTCCCTCAGATTAAGGTCCCTCAGATGGAGGTCCCTCAGATGGAGGTCCCTCAGATGGAGGTCCCTCAGATTAAGGTCCCTCAGATAGAGGTCCCGTTGTGGGTCTGTGTCTCCGTACTGTAA
- the LOC114560468 gene encoding periaxin-like isoform X1 translates to MEVPQMEVPQVKVPQMEVPQNKVPQIKVPQMEVPQMEVPQVKFPQMEVPQNKVPQIKVPQMEVPQIKIPQIKIPQIEVPQIEVPQMEVPQIEVPQIKIPQMEVPQIKIPQMEVPQNKVPQMEVPQMEVPQMEVPQIKIPQMEVPQMEIPQIKIPQIKIPQMEVPQIKVPQIKVPQIEIPQMEVPQIKVPQMEVPQMEVPQMEVPQIKVPQIEVPLWVCVSVL, encoded by the exons ATGGAGGTCCCTCAGATGGAGGTCCCTCAGGTTAAGGTCCCTCAGATGGAGGTCCCTCAGAATAAGGTCCCTCAGATAAAGGTCCCTCAGATGGAGGTCCCTCAGATGGAGGTCCCTCAGGTTAAGTTCCCTCAGATGGAGGTCCCTCAGAATAAGGTCCCTCAGATAAAGGTCCCTCAGATGGAGGTCCCTCAGATTAAGATCCCTCAGATTAAGATTCCTCAGATTGAGGTCCCTCAGATTGAGGTCCCTCAGATGGAGGTCCCTCAGATTGAGGTCCCTCAGATTAAGATTCCTCAGATGGAGGTCCCTCAGATTAAGATCCCTCAGATGGAGGTCCCTCAGAATAAGGTCCCTCAGATGGAGGTCCCTCAGATGGAG GTCCCTCAGATGGAGGTCCCTCAGATAAAGATCCCTCAGATGGAGGTCCCTCAGATGGAGATCCCTCAGATTAAGATCCCTCAGATTAAGATCCCTCAGATGGAGGTCCCTCAGATTAAGGTCCCTCAGATTAAGGTCCCTCAGATTGAGATTCCTCAGATGGAGGTCCCTCAGATTAAGGTCCCTCAGATGGAGGTCCCTCAGATGGAGGTCCCTCAGATGGAGGTCCCTCAGATTAAGGTCCCTCAGATAGAGGTCCCGTTGTGGGTCTGTGTCTCCGTACTGTAA